A genomic segment from Klebsiella africana encodes:
- the nhaB gene encoding sodium/proton antiporter NhaB has translation MEISYGRALWRNFLGQSPDWYKLALIIFLIVNPLVFAMAPFVAGWLLVVEFIFTLAMALKCYPLLPGGLLAIEALLIGMTSPAHVREEIANNLEVLLLLMFMVAGIYFMKQLLLFVFTRLLLGIRSKMLLSLAFCLAAAFLSAFLDALTVVAVVISVAVGFYGIYHRVASARPDDNDLLDDSHIDQHYREVLEQFRGFLRSLMMHAGVGTALGGVMTMVGEPQNLIIAKAAGWHFGEFFLRMAPVTLPVMVCGLLTCLLVEKYHLFGYGEPLPPAVRKVLQDFDQRSRAQRSRQERLRLVAQAVIGVWLIVALAFHLAEVGLIGLSVIILATTFTGVTDEHAIGKAFTEALPFTALLTVFFSIVAVIIDQQLFTPVIEFVLQASPHAQLSLFYLFNGLLSSISDNVFVGTVYINEAKAALEHGAISLPQFEMLAVAINTGTNLPSVATPNGQAAFLFLLTSALAPLIRLSYGRMVWMALPYTIVLTLVGLLCVEFTLMPVTSWLLSHGWLVTPTLP, from the coding sequence GTGGAAATTTCTTATGGCCGCGCGCTGTGGCGCAATTTTCTTGGCCAGTCGCCGGACTGGTATAAGCTGGCATTAATCATTTTCTTAATCGTAAATCCGCTGGTGTTTGCCATGGCGCCCTTTGTCGCCGGCTGGCTGCTGGTGGTTGAGTTTATCTTTACCCTCGCCATGGCCCTGAAGTGTTATCCGCTGCTGCCGGGTGGTCTGCTGGCCATCGAAGCGCTGCTGATCGGCATGACCAGCCCGGCGCATGTGCGAGAAGAGATCGCCAACAATCTGGAAGTTTTGCTCCTGCTGATGTTCATGGTCGCAGGCATTTACTTTATGAAACAGCTGCTGCTGTTCGTCTTTACGCGCCTGCTGCTGGGGATCCGCAGCAAAATGCTGCTGTCGCTGGCTTTTTGCCTGGCGGCGGCCTTCCTCTCGGCTTTTCTCGATGCGCTGACGGTAGTCGCGGTGGTGATTAGCGTCGCTGTTGGATTCTACGGTATCTATCACCGCGTCGCTTCGGCTCGCCCTGATGATAACGATCTGCTGGACGACAGCCATATCGACCAGCACTACCGGGAAGTGCTGGAGCAGTTCCGCGGCTTTCTGCGCAGCCTGATGATGCACGCCGGCGTCGGTACCGCGCTGGGTGGCGTCATGACCATGGTCGGCGAGCCGCAAAACCTGATTATCGCCAAAGCCGCGGGCTGGCATTTTGGCGAGTTCTTTCTTCGCATGGCGCCCGTAACCTTGCCGGTGATGGTCTGCGGACTGTTAACCTGTCTGCTGGTCGAAAAGTATCATTTATTTGGCTACGGCGAACCGCTGCCGCCGGCGGTGCGGAAAGTGCTGCAGGACTTTGACCAGCGCAGCCGTGCCCAGCGTAGCCGTCAGGAACGTCTGCGGCTGGTCGCTCAGGCGGTGATTGGCGTCTGGCTGATCGTCGCCCTCGCCTTTCACCTGGCTGAGGTCGGGCTGATTGGCCTGTCGGTGATCATCCTCGCCACCACCTTTACCGGCGTCACCGATGAGCACGCCATTGGCAAGGCGTTCACCGAGGCGTTACCCTTTACCGCGCTGCTGACGGTCTTCTTCTCCATTGTGGCGGTTATCATCGACCAGCAGCTGTTCACGCCGGTGATCGAGTTTGTCCTGCAGGCCTCGCCGCACGCGCAGCTGTCGCTGTTTTATCTGTTCAACGGCCTGCTGTCGTCCATTTCGGATAACGTGTTTGTCGGCACGGTCTACATCAACGAAGCGAAAGCGGCGCTCGAACACGGCGCCATCAGCCTGCCGCAGTTTGAGATGCTGGCGGTGGCGATCAATACCGGCACCAACCTGCCCTCGGTGGCCACCCCGAACGGCCAGGCGGCGTTTCTCTTCCTGCTGACTTCCGCCCTGGCGCCGCTTATCAGGCTCTCCTATGGACGTATGGTATGGATGGCGCTGCCCTACACCATCGTACTGACGCTGGTCGGCCTGTTATGCGTCGAGTTCACGCTTATGCCGGTCACCAGCTGGCTACTGTCTCACGGTTGGCTGGTGACGCCCACGCTGCCCTGA
- the fadR gene encoding fatty acid metabolism transcriptional regulator FadR produces the protein MVIKAQSPAGFAEEYIIESIWNNRFPPGSILPAERELSELIGVTRTTLREVLQRLARDGWLTIQHGKPTKVNNFWETSGLNILETLARLDHDSVPQLIDNLLSVRTNISTIFIRTAFRQHPDKALAVLDSAREVEDHADAFADLDYNIFRGLAFASGNPIYGLILNGMKGLYTRIGRHYFSSPEARSLALGFYHQLAKVCEAGLHDQVYELVRRYGHDSGEIWHRMQKSLPGDLAMNMR, from the coding sequence ATGGTCATTAAGGCGCAGAGCCCTGCGGGTTTCGCGGAAGAGTACATCATTGAGAGTATCTGGAATAACCGCTTCCCTCCTGGATCGATTCTCCCCGCTGAACGCGAGCTTTCTGAGCTGATCGGTGTCACCCGCACCACCCTGCGCGAAGTGCTGCAGCGTCTGGCCCGTGATGGCTGGCTGACCATTCAGCATGGTAAACCCACCAAAGTGAACAACTTTTGGGAAACCTCCGGGCTGAATATCCTTGAAACCCTGGCGCGCCTCGATCACGACAGTGTGCCGCAGCTGATTGATAATCTGCTCTCCGTGCGCACCAACATTTCCACGATTTTTATCCGCACCGCGTTTCGTCAGCATCCGGATAAAGCGCTGGCGGTCCTGGACAGCGCCCGGGAAGTGGAAGACCACGCCGACGCCTTTGCCGACCTCGATTACAACATTTTCCGCGGTCTGGCGTTCGCCTCCGGTAACCCGATCTATGGCCTGATCCTCAACGGCATGAAGGGGTTGTATACCCGCATTGGCCGCCACTATTTCTCCAGCCCGGAAGCGCGCAGCCTGGCGCTCGGCTTTTATCATCAGCTGGCGAAGGTATGTGAAGCTGGCCTGCACGATCAGGTGTATGAGCTGGTTCGCCGCTATGGCCATGACAGCGGCGAGATCTGGCACCGGATGCAGAAATCGCTGCCCGGCGATTTAGCCATGAATATGCGTTAA
- a CDS encoding SpoVR family protein: protein MATIDSMNRDTTRLSDGPDWTFELLETYLAEVDRVAKLYRLDTYPHQIEVITSEQMMDAYSSVGMPINYPHWSFGKKFIETEQAYKHGQQGLAYEIVINSNPCIAYLMEENTITMQALVMAHACYGHNSFFKNNYLFRSWTDASSIIDYLIFARKYITECEERYGVDEVEKLLDSCHALMNYGVDRYKRPQKISLQEEKARQKSREEYLQSQVNMLWRTLPKREEEKAIEAARRYPSEPQENLLYFMEKNAPLLESWQREILRIVRKVSQYFYPQKQTQVMNEGWATFWHYTILNHLYDEGKVTERFMLEFLHSHTNVVFQPPYNSPWYSGINPYALGFAMFQDIKRICQSPTEEDKYWFPDIAGSDWLETLHFAMRDFKDESFISQFLSPKIMRDFRFFTVLDDDHNNYLEISAIHNEEGYREIRNKLSAQYNLSNLEPNIQVWNVDLRGDRSLTLRYVPHNRVPLDKGRREVLKHVHRLWGFDVLLEQQNADGSIELLDRCPARPNAL from the coding sequence ATGGCTACGATTGACTCCATGAACAGGGACACCACCCGTTTAAGCGATGGACCCGACTGGACGTTCGAGTTACTGGAGACCTACCTGGCCGAAGTGGACCGGGTCGCCAAGCTCTATCGTCTTGACACCTACCCGCACCAGATCGAAGTCATTACTTCCGAGCAGATGATGGACGCCTACTCCAGCGTCGGGATGCCCATCAACTATCCGCACTGGTCGTTTGGCAAAAAATTCATTGAGACCGAGCAGGCCTATAAGCACGGCCAGCAGGGCCTGGCGTATGAGATAGTCATCAACTCCAACCCTTGTATCGCCTACCTGATGGAAGAAAACACCATCACCATGCAGGCGCTGGTGATGGCGCACGCCTGCTATGGGCATAACTCATTCTTTAAAAATAACTATCTATTTCGCAGCTGGACCGACGCCAGCTCGATCATCGACTACCTGATCTTCGCCCGCAAATACATTACCGAGTGCGAAGAACGCTATGGCGTTGACGAAGTGGAGAAACTGCTCGACTCCTGTCACGCGCTGATGAACTACGGCGTCGACCGCTATAAACGCCCGCAAAAAATCTCTCTGCAGGAGGAGAAAGCGCGGCAGAAAAGTCGGGAAGAGTATCTGCAAAGCCAGGTGAATATGCTGTGGCGCACCCTGCCGAAACGGGAAGAGGAGAAGGCGATTGAAGCCGCGCGCCGCTACCCTTCCGAACCGCAGGAGAACCTGCTGTACTTTATGGAGAAGAACGCCCCGCTGCTCGAATCGTGGCAGCGCGAGATCCTGCGCATCGTGCGTAAAGTCAGCCAGTATTTCTACCCGCAGAAACAGACCCAGGTGATGAACGAGGGGTGGGCCACCTTCTGGCACTACACCATCCTCAACCATCTCTACGATGAAGGGAAAGTGACTGAGCGCTTTATGCTGGAGTTTCTCCACAGTCACACCAACGTGGTGTTCCAGCCGCCGTACAACAGTCCGTGGTACAGCGGGATTAACCCCTATGCGCTGGGCTTCGCCATGTTCCAGGACATCAAGCGCATCTGTCAGTCGCCCACGGAAGAGGATAAGTACTGGTTCCCGGATATCGCCGGTTCTGACTGGCTGGAAACGCTGCATTTCGCCATGCGCGACTTCAAGGATGAAAGTTTTATCAGTCAGTTCCTGTCGCCGAAGATCATGCGCGATTTCCGCTTCTTTACCGTGCTCGACGACGATCACAACAATTATCTGGAGATCTCGGCGATTCACAACGAAGAGGGTTATCGCGAGATCCGCAACAAGCTCTCGGCGCAGTATAACCTCAGCAATCTTGAGCCGAATATCCAGGTGTGGAATGTTGACCTGCGCGGCGACCGCTCGCTGACCTTGCGTTATGTGCCACACAACCGCGTCCCGCTGGACAAAGGCCGGCGCGAAGTGCTGAAGCATGTGCATCGTCTTTGGGGGTTCGATGTGCTGCTGGAGCAGCAGAACGCCGACGGGAGCATTGAGTTGCTGGACCGCTGCCCGGCGCGGCCGAACGCGCTATAG
- a CDS encoding D-amino acid dehydrogenase, with translation MRVVILGSGVVGVASAWYLSQAGHEVTVIDRQPGPAEETSAANAGQISPGYAAPWAAPGVPLKAIKWMFQRHAPLAIGLDGTSFQLKWMWQMLRNCDTRHYMENKGRMVRLAEYSRDCLKALRDTTGIQYEGRQGGTLQLFRTAKQYENATRDIAVLEDAGVPYQLLEAKRLAEVEPALAEVSHKLTGGLRLPNDETGDCQLFTTRLAAMAEQAGVTFRFNTAVDALLQEGDRIAGVKCGDEIIKGDAYVMAFGSYSTAMLKGLVDIPVYPLKGYSLTIPIAQEDGAPVSTILDETYKIAITRFDQRIRVGGMAEIVGFNKALLQPRRETLEMVVRDLFPRGGHVEQATFWTGLRPMTPDGTPVVGRTAFKNLWLNTGHGTLGWTMACGSGQLISDLISGRTPAIPYDDLAVARYRPGFTPARPQHLHGAHN, from the coding sequence ATGCGTGTCGTCATACTGGGAAGTGGGGTGGTTGGGGTAGCCAGCGCGTGGTATTTGAGTCAGGCGGGTCATGAGGTGACGGTTATCGACCGTCAGCCCGGTCCGGCGGAGGAGACCAGCGCGGCCAACGCCGGGCAGATTTCTCCCGGCTATGCGGCGCCCTGGGCGGCGCCGGGGGTGCCGCTGAAGGCGATCAAATGGATGTTTCAGCGCCATGCGCCGCTGGCGATCGGTCTTGACGGCACCTCGTTTCAGCTGAAGTGGATGTGGCAGATGCTGCGCAACTGCGACACGCGCCACTATATGGAGAACAAAGGCCGGATGGTGCGCCTGGCGGAATACAGCCGCGACTGCCTGAAGGCGCTGCGCGACACTACCGGCATTCAGTATGAAGGGCGTCAGGGCGGGACGCTGCAGCTGTTCCGGACCGCCAAACAGTATGAAAATGCCACCCGCGATATCGCGGTGTTGGAAGACGCCGGTGTGCCGTATCAGCTGCTGGAAGCGAAGCGGTTGGCGGAGGTGGAGCCGGCGCTGGCGGAGGTCAGCCACAAACTGACCGGCGGCCTGCGCCTGCCCAATGATGAAACCGGCGACTGCCAGCTGTTTACCACCCGTCTGGCGGCGATGGCGGAACAGGCCGGCGTGACCTTCCGCTTCAACACCGCAGTGGACGCGCTGCTGCAGGAGGGCGATCGCATTGCCGGGGTGAAATGCGGCGATGAGATTATCAAGGGCGACGCCTATGTGATGGCCTTCGGCTCCTACTCAACCGCGATGCTTAAAGGGCTGGTGGATATACCGGTCTACCCGCTGAAAGGCTACTCATTGACCATTCCGATTGCCCAGGAGGACGGCGCGCCGGTTTCCACTATTCTTGATGAGACTTACAAAATCGCCATTACCCGCTTCGATCAGCGCATTCGCGTCGGCGGCATGGCCGAGATCGTCGGTTTTAACAAAGCGCTGCTACAGCCGCGTCGCGAAACCCTGGAGATGGTGGTGCGCGACCTGTTCCCGCGCGGCGGCCACGTGGAGCAGGCGACGTTCTGGACCGGCCTGCGGCCGATGACGCCGGACGGCACCCCGGTAGTTGGGCGCACGGCGTTTAAAAATCTGTGGCTCAACACCGGCCACGGCACCCTCGGCTGGACCATGGCCTGCGGTTCCGGGCAGCTTATCAGCGATCTGATCTCCGGGCGCACGCCGGCGATCCCTTACGACGATCTGGCGGTTGCCCGTTACCGCCCCGGTTTTACCCCGGCGCGCCCGCAGCACCTGCACGGCGCACACAACTAA
- the dadX gene encoding catabolic alanine racemase DadX translates to MTRPVVASIDLLALRQNLQIVRRAAPGSRLWAVVKANAYGHGVARVWSALSAADGFALLNLEEAILLREQGWKGPILLLEGFFHADELAVLDQYRLTTSVHSNWQIKALQQAKLRAPLDIYLKVNSGMNRLGFMPERVHTVWQQLRAISNVGEMTLMSHFAEAENPQGIVEPMRRIEQAAEGLDCPRSLANSAATLWHPEAHFDWVRPGIVLYGASPSGQWQDIANTGLKPVMTLRSEIIGVQNLRAGEAIGYGGLYRTTQEQRIGIVACGYADGYPRVAPSGTPVLVDGVRTTTVGRVSMDMLAVDLTPCPQAGIGAPVELWGKEIKIDDVAASSGTVGYELMCALAPRVPVVTL, encoded by the coding sequence ATGACCCGTCCGGTAGTGGCCAGCATCGACCTGCTGGCCTTGCGGCAGAATTTACAGATAGTGCGTCGCGCGGCCCCCGGGTCGCGCCTGTGGGCAGTGGTCAAAGCCAATGCCTATGGCCATGGCGTCGCACGAGTATGGAGTGCGTTAAGCGCGGCGGATGGTTTCGCCTTGCTCAATCTGGAAGAGGCGATCCTGCTGCGCGAGCAGGGCTGGAAAGGCCCGATCCTGCTGCTGGAGGGTTTCTTCCATGCCGATGAGCTGGCGGTGCTGGATCAATATCGTTTAACCACCAGCGTCCACAGCAACTGGCAAATTAAGGCTCTGCAGCAGGCGAAGCTGCGCGCGCCGCTGGATATCTATCTCAAGGTGAACAGCGGCATGAACCGGCTGGGCTTTATGCCTGAGCGGGTGCACACCGTCTGGCAGCAGCTGCGGGCGATAAGTAACGTCGGCGAGATGACGCTGATGTCGCACTTCGCGGAGGCGGAGAATCCGCAGGGCATTGTCGAGCCGATGCGCCGTATCGAACAGGCGGCGGAGGGGCTGGATTGCCCGCGCTCGCTGGCCAACTCGGCGGCGACCCTCTGGCATCCGGAAGCGCATTTTGACTGGGTGCGTCCGGGCATCGTGCTGTATGGCGCGTCGCCTTCCGGGCAGTGGCAGGACATCGCGAACACCGGGCTGAAGCCGGTGATGACGCTGCGCAGCGAAATCATCGGCGTGCAGAATCTGCGCGCCGGCGAGGCGATTGGCTATGGCGGCCTGTACCGCACCACCCAGGAGCAGCGGATTGGTATCGTCGCCTGCGGCTATGCCGATGGCTATCCGCGGGTGGCGCCGAGCGGCACGCCGGTGCTGGTGGACGGCGTACGCACCACCACCGTTGGACGTGTGTCGATGGATATGCTGGCGGTCGATTTAACGCCCTGTCCGCAGGCCGGGATCGGCGCGCCGGTCGAGCTGTGGGGCAAAGAGATTAAAATCGACGACGTGGCGGCCAGCAGCGGCACCGTCGGCTATGAGCTGATGTGCGCCCTGGCGCCGCGGGTGCCGGTTGTGACCCTGTAA
- the ldcA gene encoding muramoyltetrapeptide carboxypeptidase — translation MSQFYLVAPSGYCINQQAAARGVERLQQAGHEVAHQQVIPRRQQRFAGTEHERLADINQLAQLPGRNRIVLAVRGGYGASRLLPHIDWQGLVARQQRDPLLICGHSDFTAIQSGLLAAGNVITFSGPMLAGNFGAESLDPFTEHHFWQALRQPEFTLEWPGEGPNCRVEGTLWGGNLAMLTSLIGTPWLPAIRDGILVVEDINEHPFRVERMLLQLLHSGVLAAQKAVIFGSFTGSAPNDYDAGYDLPQVFDYLRQQLSLPLISGLEFGHEQRTVTLPLGARARLVNQAAVTTLTIGGHPVLAE, via the coding sequence ATGTCTCAGTTTTATCTGGTCGCGCCATCCGGTTATTGCATCAACCAGCAGGCAGCAGCCCGCGGCGTCGAGCGTCTGCAGCAGGCCGGACACGAGGTGGCCCACCAGCAGGTCATTCCCCGCCGGCAGCAGCGTTTCGCCGGGACTGAACATGAACGGCTGGCCGATATTAACCAGCTGGCCCAGCTGCCCGGGCGCAACCGTATCGTCCTCGCCGTGCGCGGCGGCTACGGCGCCAGTCGCCTGCTGCCGCATATCGACTGGCAGGGGTTGGTTGCCCGCCAGCAGCGCGACCCGCTGCTGATTTGCGGCCACAGCGATTTCACCGCTATCCAGTCGGGCCTGCTGGCCGCGGGCAACGTCATCACCTTCAGCGGGCCAATGCTTGCCGGTAATTTCGGCGCGGAGAGCCTCGACCCGTTTACCGAGCATCATTTCTGGCAGGCGCTGCGCCAGCCGGAATTCACCCTCGAATGGCCGGGGGAAGGGCCGAACTGCCGGGTGGAAGGCACCCTGTGGGGGGGAAATCTGGCGATGCTGACCTCGCTTATCGGCACGCCGTGGCTGCCGGCGATCCGCGACGGCATCCTGGTGGTGGAGGATATTAACGAGCACCCGTTCCGCGTCGAGCGCATGCTGCTTCAGCTGTTACACAGCGGTGTGCTGGCGGCGCAGAAAGCGGTGATCTTCGGCAGCTTCACCGGCAGCGCGCCGAACGACTATGACGCGGGATACGATTTGCCGCAGGTCTTTGATTATCTTCGCCAGCAGCTCTCCCTGCCGCTGATTAGTGGCCTGGAGTTTGGCCACGAGCAGCGCACGGTGACCCTGCCGCTGGGCGCCCGCGCGCGCCTGGTGAATCAGGCGGCGGTCACCACCCTGACGATCGGTGGCCACCCGGTGCTGGCAGAATAA
- the emtA gene encoding membrane-bound lytic murein transglycosylase EmtA — translation MKLRWLLILVVFLAGCSSKHDYTNPPWNPEVPVKRAMQWMPISEKAGAAWGVDPQLITAIIAIESGGNPAVVSKSGAVGLMQLKPSTSGRDVYRRMGWRGEPSVSELKNPERNISMGAAYLSILENGPLAGIKDPQVMRYAVVVSYANGAGALLRTFSSNRQDAIEEINDLDADEFFEHVVKKHPAPQAPRYIWKLQKALDAM, via the coding sequence GTGAAATTGAGATGGTTGCTTATTTTAGTCGTTTTTCTGGCCGGTTGTAGTTCGAAACATGATTACACCAATCCGCCATGGAACCCCGAGGTGCCGGTGAAGCGAGCGATGCAGTGGATGCCGATCAGTGAAAAAGCCGGTGCCGCCTGGGGCGTGGATCCGCAGCTGATCACGGCGATCATCGCCATTGAGTCGGGCGGTAATCCTGCGGTGGTGAGTAAATCCGGTGCCGTCGGGCTGATGCAGCTCAAGCCGTCGACCTCCGGACGCGATGTCTATCGGCGGATGGGCTGGCGCGGCGAGCCGTCGGTCAGCGAGCTGAAAAACCCGGAACGTAATATCTCGATGGGGGCCGCCTACCTGAGCATTCTGGAGAACGGTCCGCTGGCGGGGATCAAAGACCCGCAGGTGATGCGCTACGCGGTGGTGGTCTCCTATGCCAATGGCGCCGGTGCGCTGCTGCGTACCTTCTCCTCGAACCGCCAGGACGCCATCGAGGAGATTAACGATCTCGATGCCGATGAGTTTTTCGAACATGTGGTGAAAAAACACCCGGCGCCGCAGGCGCCGCGCTATATCTGGAAACTACAGAAAGCGCTGGACGCCATGTAG
- a CDS encoding TIGR04222 domain-containing membrane protein, with protein sequence MWNFLMHLHPLLFLGGFIFIVPGIYIAIGTTIVLTRPAAQPQPHATEVSPWLLAWLTGEGTRVIQLAMFSLLSKKYLWIPEAGQVLANGRYANEEMNVIERLLFDHFAVRKPCHEDLPCSLSIAGRSLWQEQIASAGLALSPLRRGCNMLAIGIPSIALGVIVVSKTFIWLDFTAYSIFSCLLMPAGCVLWGGLWIEAISKTIRLDICGISHHDAHACIAALREALALKGDQGDDATAMFCVAVNGPGSLPERYRDYKTLIAPISAITSLRTED encoded by the coding sequence ATGTGGAATTTTCTAATGCATCTGCATCCACTGCTGTTTCTCGGCGGATTTATATTTATCGTCCCGGGTATCTATATTGCTATCGGAACGACGATCGTCCTGACACGGCCAGCGGCTCAGCCCCAGCCGCACGCGACGGAGGTCAGTCCATGGCTGCTGGCCTGGCTGACAGGAGAAGGGACCCGGGTGATTCAGCTGGCGATGTTCAGCTTACTCAGTAAAAAGTATCTGTGGATCCCGGAGGCCGGGCAGGTTTTGGCCAACGGACGCTATGCAAACGAGGAAATGAACGTCATTGAAAGACTACTGTTTGACCATTTTGCGGTGCGCAAGCCGTGTCATGAAGATCTGCCCTGCAGCCTGAGTATTGCCGGACGTAGCCTCTGGCAGGAACAGATAGCGAGCGCGGGCTTAGCCTTAAGTCCGCTGCGCCGCGGATGTAATATGCTGGCCATCGGCATCCCTTCGATCGCCCTCGGCGTTATCGTTGTCAGTAAGACCTTTATCTGGCTCGACTTCACCGCGTACAGCATCTTTAGTTGCCTGCTCATGCCCGCGGGTTGCGTTTTGTGGGGCGGATTATGGATAGAGGCCATTAGCAAAACCATTCGTCTCGATATCTGCGGCATCTCACATCATGACGCTCATGCCTGCATCGCTGCGTTACGAGAAGCGTTAGCGCTGAAAGGCGATCAGGGGGATGACGCGACAGCCATGTTCTGCGTGGCGGTGAACGGCCCAGGATCCCTTCCCGAGCGCTATCGCGACTATAAAACGCTAATTGCGCCGATAAGCGCTATCACCTCGCTGCGTACAGAGGATTAG
- a CDS encoding TonB-dependent siderophore receptor, with protein sequence MNVAISRKRPRLLYALAVALPFTAQAEETVVVTATPPASASAPTEGYSASTSLGATKTDQPLITTAQSVSVVTRQQMADQGVNTISQALEYTPGVYSSFGGGATRFDAISLRGYHGGDVDNLFLDGMRLMSDGGSHNVLQIDPWFIERVDVIRGPSSALYGQSVPGGVVNLTSKRPQFSQQGHIRLTGGTQNTKGAAFDYTDAINEQWAWRLIGMTRSSDTQYDHTREERYAISPSLLWQPDSDTSLLLRAYLQKDPSGGYHGSLPLDGTRYAHNGRKLSPSTNEGDPGDGYQRRQQIYSYEFDHQFTDVWSVYSTGSYTHTNVSLDQVYQVGWIDDSDMLARGYSGSRGSLDGWSTDNRLRADFNTGNLAHTLILGAEYHRFRNNLWTGAGGAAPLNPFSGYTAQTGHTVTYSDDNNRRYYQTGLYLQDEMVWNRWHVDVSARYDRIVSRQVSDTLGTSNRRSDDHISGRASLLYALDNGLSPYLSYSQAITPAMLPGADGKPLKPTTAEQVEAGLKFQPPGSRDLYSIAIYDLTQKDVATRDPNIATATYIPAGKVHSQGVELEAHHQITPQLSTIASYTWNRLRFQDTKDGTDNNTPQLTPDQMASFWARYQFPAGISLGAGVRYIGKQWADDANTERLPSVTLMDAMIRADLGVWSPGLKGAYVQVNANNIGDREYISGCYGTGNCYWGAERSVMATVGYDF encoded by the coding sequence ATGAACGTGGCTATTTCTCGAAAACGCCCGAGGCTGCTGTACGCCCTTGCGGTCGCACTTCCCTTCACCGCGCAGGCCGAAGAGACGGTGGTGGTCACTGCTACCCCACCGGCGTCTGCCAGCGCGCCGACGGAGGGCTACAGCGCTAGCACCTCGCTCGGGGCGACGAAAACCGACCAGCCGTTAATCACTACCGCCCAGTCGGTGTCGGTGGTCACCCGCCAGCAGATGGCGGACCAGGGGGTGAATACCATCAGCCAGGCGCTGGAATATACCCCGGGGGTTTACTCCAGCTTCGGCGGCGGCGCGACCCGGTTCGACGCCATCTCCCTGCGCGGCTACCACGGCGGCGACGTCGATAACCTGTTCCTCGACGGCATGCGCCTGATGAGCGACGGCGGCAGCCATAACGTACTGCAAATCGACCCGTGGTTTATCGAACGTGTGGATGTGATCCGCGGCCCCTCCTCCGCGCTCTACGGGCAGAGCGTGCCGGGCGGCGTGGTCAACCTGACTTCCAAACGTCCGCAGTTCAGTCAGCAGGGCCACATCCGCCTGACCGGCGGTACGCAAAATACCAAAGGCGCAGCCTTCGATTACACCGACGCCATCAACGAGCAGTGGGCATGGCGGCTGATCGGGATGACCCGCAGCAGCGACACGCAGTATGACCATACCCGCGAGGAGCGCTACGCCATTTCGCCTTCCCTGCTGTGGCAGCCGGACAGCGACACCTCGCTGCTGCTGCGCGCCTATCTGCAAAAAGATCCTTCCGGCGGCTACCACGGCTCTTTGCCGCTGGACGGCACCCGCTATGCCCACAATGGCCGTAAGCTCTCCCCCAGCACCAACGAGGGCGATCCGGGAGATGGCTATCAGCGCCGCCAGCAGATCTACAGCTATGAGTTTGACCACCAGTTCACCGACGTCTGGTCGGTCTATTCCACCGGGAGCTACACCCATACCAACGTCTCCCTCGATCAGGTCTACCAGGTCGGCTGGATAGATGACAGCGACATGCTGGCCCGCGGCTACAGCGGTTCGCGCGGTTCGCTGGACGGCTGGTCAACCGATAACCGCCTGCGCGCCGATTTCAATACTGGTAACCTGGCGCACACCCTGATCCTCGGCGCCGAATATCATCGCTTCCGTAACAACCTGTGGACCGGCGCCGGCGGCGCGGCGCCCCTTAACCCGTTTAGCGGCTATACCGCGCAGACCGGACATACCGTGACCTACAGCGATGACAATAATCGCCGCTATTACCAGACCGGGCTGTATCTGCAGGATGAGATGGTCTGGAACCGCTGGCATGTGGATGTTTCCGCGCGCTACGACCGCATCGTTTCCCGGCAGGTCAGTGATACCTTAGGCACCTCAAACCGCCGTTCAGACGACCATATCAGCGGCCGCGCCTCACTGTTGTACGCCCTGGACAACGGTCTGTCGCCCTACCTGAGCTACAGCCAGGCGATTACCCCGGCGATGCTGCCGGGCGCGGACGGCAAACCATTGAAGCCGACCACCGCCGAGCAGGTTGAAGCCGGCCTGAAGTTCCAGCCGCCGGGCAGCCGCGACCTCTATAGCATTGCGATTTACGACCTGACGCAAAAGGATGTCGCCACCCGCGACCCGAACATCGCCACCGCCACCTATATTCCGGCGGGTAAGGTCCATTCGCAGGGCGTTGAGCTGGAAGCGCACCACCAGATCACCCCGCAGCTGAGTACTATCGCCTCGTATACCTGGAATCGTCTGCGCTTCCAGGACACCAAAGACGGGACCGACAACAACACGCCGCAGCTGACCCCGGATCAAATGGCCTCCTTCTGGGCTCGCTATCAGTTCCCGGCGGGGATCTCCCTTGGTGCTGGCGTCCGCTACATCGGCAAACAGTGGGCGGATGATGCGAATACCGAACGGCTACCGTCGGTCACGCTGATGGATGCCATGATACGGGCCGACCTCGGCGTCTGGTCGCCGGGGCTGAAAGGCGCTTATGTGCAGGTTAACGCCAACAATATCGGCGACCGCGAGTATATTTCCGGCTGCTACGGCACCGGCAACTGCTACTGGGGGGCAGAGCGCAGCGTTATGGCCACCGTCGGCTACGACTTTTAA